Proteins co-encoded in one Hymenobacter swuensis DY53 genomic window:
- a CDS encoding type III pantothenate kinase has translation MRTLALDIGNTAVKYGCFEADALLESATGQTPAQVRAAVQRLRPEHVILASVAEATAAWAEELRQLVPGHILEFAPATTPLPIGNAYATPHTLGADRLAAAVGAAWLLPARPVVIIDAGTAIKCDLVTADGVFRGGSISPGLAMRFQALHTFTGRLPLITKPENPVATVPLTGADTQAAIRSGVLNGAAAEVRGMLAEYEAQFPGLAVLVAGGDAGFFRTRLKRPIFVVPELVLMGLHRILVHHVST, from the coding sequence TTGCGTACTCTGGCCCTCGATATTGGTAACACAGCCGTGAAGTACGGCTGCTTCGAAGCCGATGCGCTGTTGGAATCGGCTACGGGGCAGACGCCGGCGCAAGTACGGGCGGCCGTGCAGCGGCTGCGGCCGGAGCACGTAATCCTGGCTTCGGTGGCCGAGGCTACGGCCGCCTGGGCAGAAGAACTACGCCAACTGGTGCCGGGACATATCCTGGAGTTTGCGCCGGCCACCACGCCATTGCCCATCGGCAATGCGTACGCCACACCGCACACGCTGGGCGCCGACCGGTTGGCGGCCGCCGTTGGAGCCGCCTGGCTGCTTCCTGCTCGTCCGGTGGTGATTATAGATGCCGGTACGGCCATCAAGTGCGACCTGGTCACGGCCGATGGCGTCTTTCGGGGCGGCAGTATTTCGCCGGGGTTGGCTATGCGTTTTCAGGCTCTGCATACGTTTACCGGACGGCTGCCGCTCATTACCAAACCCGAAAATCCAGTTGCTACTGTGCCGCTTACCGGAGCCGATACCCAGGCCGCCATTCGGAGTGGCGTGCTGAATGGGGCAGCAGCAGAAGTGCGTGGAATGCTGGCTGAATATGAGGCGCAGTTTCCGGGCTTAGCGGTGCTGGTAGCCGGTGGTGATGCCGGGTTTTTCCGCACCCGGCTGAAACGGCCTATCTTTGTTGTTCCGGAGCTCGTGTTAATGGGGCTTCACCGAATCTTAGTACACCATGTCTCAACCTAA
- a CDS encoding porin family protein, protein MSQPNYAGLAGGLSLLGLLAASSAALGQGLGNSPYSRLGLGDASMNSGGVRQMGMGGIGVAAPNSVNVNELNPALVYYTSRTTFEAGFTGQFKTLKNTVSSQRTGSGTLGYLALAVPINRRWAGLIGLKPYSTVDYESKTLDNTVVGDPTSQVEKRYAGSGGLAEAYMSHAVRVAKGLTLGASAGYVFGSIDQEASTRIGSSTLALDLSNRDIYQQQVHYSDFAFRTGLHYRGQIKDKLNYNVGGTYSFRSNLNGERSTSLLREDYNGVQIGSTALEVEAAGKARVPALTQLGISLDNNRSWSLSAEGSRQEWSQFRAFGEQGGSSGILLSDTYRFGVGGELTPDATSVDNYFKRVTYRAGLNVTQLPYRPGGQTLYDRSVSWGFALPLPTATPLDATTISLGFTYGQRGNTDVRSLSDGSTERNVKEDYVRMQLGVTLNNRWFIKRRIE, encoded by the coding sequence ATGTCTCAACCTAACTACGCCGGCCTAGCCGGTGGTCTTTCGCTGCTGGGGCTGCTGGCAGCCTCGTCGGCCGCACTGGGGCAGGGCCTCGGCAACTCGCCTTACTCGCGCCTGGGCCTAGGCGACGCCAGTATGAACTCGGGCGGCGTCCGGCAAATGGGTATGGGAGGCATCGGCGTAGCCGCGCCCAACAGCGTGAACGTGAACGAGCTGAACCCGGCCCTGGTGTACTATACCAGCCGTACCACGTTTGAGGCCGGATTTACGGGACAGTTCAAAACCCTGAAGAACACGGTAAGTAGTCAGCGGACTGGCTCGGGCACGCTGGGCTATTTGGCATTGGCGGTGCCCATCAACCGCCGCTGGGCGGGGCTTATTGGTCTGAAACCCTACAGCACGGTTGATTACGAATCGAAAACGCTGGACAATACGGTAGTTGGCGACCCTACCTCGCAGGTGGAAAAGCGCTATGCCGGTTCTGGTGGGTTGGCTGAAGCCTATATGAGCCACGCCGTGCGGGTTGCCAAAGGGCTGACGCTGGGGGCATCGGCAGGCTACGTGTTCGGCAGCATCGACCAGGAAGCCAGTACCCGCATTGGTAGCAGCACCCTGGCCTTGGATTTATCTAACCGAGACATTTACCAGCAGCAAGTTCATTATTCCGACTTCGCCTTCCGGACGGGCCTGCACTACCGGGGGCAGATCAAGGACAAACTGAACTACAACGTAGGCGGAACCTATAGCTTCCGATCCAACCTGAACGGGGAGCGAAGCACAAGTCTGTTGCGTGAAGACTACAATGGCGTCCAGATTGGATCAACGGCCTTGGAAGTTGAAGCGGCTGGCAAGGCCCGGGTGCCCGCGCTTACCCAGTTGGGTATCAGCCTGGATAACAACCGTAGTTGGAGCCTGAGCGCCGAAGGTAGCCGCCAGGAATGGTCGCAGTTCCGGGCATTTGGGGAACAGGGCGGCTCCTCCGGGATTCTGCTTTCCGATACCTACCGCTTCGGTGTGGGCGGTGAGCTGACGCCGGACGCCACTTCAGTAGACAATTACTTTAAACGCGTAACCTACCGGGCTGGCCTGAACGTCACCCAACTGCCTTACCGCCCCGGTGGTCAGACGCTCTACGACCGGTCTGTCAGCTGGGGCTTTGCCCTGCCGCTACCCACCGCTACGCCGCTCGATGCCACGACCATCAGCCTGGGTTTCACCTACGGCCAGCGGGGTAACACCGATGTGCGTAGCCTGTCGGATGGTTCTACGGAGCGTAATGTGAAGGAAGACTACGTGCGTATGCAATTGGGCGTGACGCTCAACAACCGGTGGTTTATCAAGCGCCGCATTGAATAA
- the lptC gene encoding LPS export ABC transporter periplasmic protein LptC — translation MFPVSTRLVSVLVGITLLTAGCRKSSDEVAAKPIEYKGPTVETENVLMLVSDSAKLRIRLTAPLEQQFESGDMLYPKGVKLTFLGADGQEVVNTITGKYGKFEKAKNLYTMRGDVRVVNVPKQQRMNTEEAFYDKLKASIYTQEQTEVKVTTPTEVLTGRGLMANQDFSWYRILNPTGVFTLQNAPTAGPAAPPR, via the coding sequence ATGTTTCCGGTTTCTACCCGTCTGGTTTCGGTATTGGTGGGAATAACCCTGCTCACGGCGGGCTGTCGTAAGAGCAGCGACGAGGTAGCAGCCAAGCCGATAGAATACAAGGGCCCTACCGTAGAAACGGAGAATGTGCTCATGCTGGTCAGCGACTCGGCTAAGCTGCGTATTCGCCTCACGGCCCCGCTGGAGCAACAGTTTGAGTCGGGCGACATGCTGTACCCCAAAGGCGTGAAGCTCACGTTTCTGGGAGCTGATGGTCAGGAAGTGGTCAACACCATCACGGGCAAGTATGGCAAGTTTGAAAAGGCCAAGAACCTCTATACCATGCGCGGCGACGTGCGGGTGGTAAACGTGCCCAAGCAGCAGCGCATGAATACGGAGGAGGCCTTCTACGACAAGCTCAAGGCTAGTATCTATACCCAGGAGCAAACCGAAGTTAAGGTAACCACGCCCACGGAGGTTCTTACAGGCCGAGGGCTGATGGCCAACCAGGATTTCTCTTGGTATCGGATTTTAAACCCCACCGGCGTATTCACGCTGCAAAACGCCCCTACGGCCGGCCCGGCCGCGCCGCCTCGCTAA
- a CDS encoding peptidylprolyl isomerase, whose amino-acid sequence MALINTIREKSGWAVGAIIIGLLLFMLGGDFLYGRSSIFGKNDTSVGEVAGEKVEYDDFNNTLEQAKQQFIQQQQRQPDDQAMGYLRDQAWNQTLYRIAFQKEFDKLGLKVSDEELTDMVQGTNVHPSIRQAFTDPKTGQFDVLKVKEYLRNLDKMDPQAQAAFANFEANLRPERLGTKYNNLLKMSTYVTSAEAKRYNEGQAAQASLRYLFVPYFSLSDSSVKVSNEQLQAYIDKNKGRYKVEDGRSIEYVTIPVTASVEDSTTVRKTVDELAARFATAPVDSAFVKLNSDNPTRPAFLSPADMPEKLRAQLPLQLGKVYGPYAENGTYSLYKVSSQKAGAQAAARASHILIKPEGTTPEADAAAKAKATEVLNKIKGGADFAAMARQYGTDGTTATGGDLGWFQQGRMVPEFEKAVFAAASPGLLPAPVKTSFGYHIIKITAPKTTQTYEVATVQKGIQPTDATRDAAYQKAQELKGAATDLASFRAAVAKDKSLQKMEAKGLGRGDQAVNNIQNARSIVRWAYGVNPEGSPTEVGDVSRVFDDVGDQYVIAVLTGERTKGTADVASVKPEVTALVRNELKAEQIISKLNAAKGSSLEQIAQAYGNGAQVKTADNVVLGQGMIPGLGSEPVAVGKAFGLKAGQKSKAFAGEQGVLIVEAVSTTPAPATADVKAAKQQLTAQRVARADGLIYEAIKQHANVKDNRTKFF is encoded by the coding sequence ATGGCATTAATCAACACGATTCGAGAAAAATCGGGCTGGGCGGTCGGGGCCATCATCATCGGCCTGCTGCTCTTTATGCTCGGCGGTGACTTCCTGTATGGTCGGAGCAGCATCTTCGGCAAAAACGATACGTCGGTAGGCGAAGTGGCCGGTGAAAAGGTGGAGTACGATGACTTCAACAACACGCTGGAGCAGGCCAAGCAGCAGTTCATTCAGCAGCAGCAGCGCCAGCCCGATGACCAGGCTATGGGCTACCTGCGCGACCAGGCATGGAACCAGACCCTCTACCGCATTGCCTTCCAGAAGGAATTCGACAAGCTGGGGCTGAAAGTATCCGACGAGGAACTGACCGATATGGTACAGGGTACCAACGTGCACCCCAGTATCCGTCAGGCCTTCACCGACCCGAAAACGGGCCAGTTCGACGTGCTAAAAGTGAAGGAGTACCTGCGCAACCTCGATAAGATGGATCCGCAGGCCCAGGCCGCGTTTGCCAACTTCGAAGCGAACCTGCGTCCCGAACGGCTGGGCACCAAGTACAACAACCTGCTCAAAATGAGCACCTACGTCACCTCGGCCGAAGCCAAGCGCTACAACGAGGGCCAGGCGGCCCAGGCCAGCCTGCGCTACCTATTTGTACCGTACTTCTCCCTCTCCGATTCAAGCGTGAAAGTGAGCAACGAGCAGCTGCAGGCCTACATCGACAAAAACAAAGGGCGCTACAAAGTAGAGGATGGCCGCAGCATTGAGTACGTGACCATCCCGGTAACGGCTTCGGTAGAAGACAGCACCACCGTGCGTAAAACCGTAGATGAGCTGGCGGCCCGGTTTGCCACTGCTCCGGTAGACTCGGCTTTCGTGAAGCTGAACTCCGACAATCCCACCCGCCCCGCTTTCCTTTCGCCGGCCGATATGCCCGAGAAGCTGCGCGCTCAGCTGCCCCTGCAGCTGGGAAAAGTATATGGCCCTTACGCTGAAAACGGCACGTACTCGCTGTATAAAGTGTCGAGCCAGAAAGCCGGTGCCCAAGCCGCGGCCCGCGCCAGCCACATCCTCATCAAGCCCGAAGGTACCACGCCCGAGGCCGATGCGGCTGCTAAAGCCAAGGCCACGGAAGTGCTAAACAAAATCAAAGGTGGCGCCGATTTTGCCGCCATGGCCCGTCAGTACGGTACGGATGGCACCACTGCTACCGGCGGCGACCTGGGCTGGTTCCAGCAGGGCCGTATGGTACCCGAGTTTGAGAAGGCCGTATTTGCCGCCGCTTCGCCTGGCCTGCTGCCCGCTCCGGTGAAAACGTCGTTCGGCTACCACATCATCAAAATTACGGCTCCCAAAACCACGCAGACCTACGAAGTAGCCACGGTACAGAAAGGCATTCAGCCCACCGATGCTACCCGTGACGCCGCGTACCAGAAAGCGCAGGAGCTGAAAGGTGCCGCTACCGATCTGGCTTCCTTCCGCGCCGCTGTGGCGAAGGATAAGAGCCTGCAGAAAATGGAAGCCAAAGGCCTCGGCCGCGGCGACCAAGCTGTGAACAACATCCAGAACGCCCGCTCCATTGTGCGCTGGGCCTACGGCGTAAACCCCGAAGGCTCGCCTACCGAGGTAGGCGACGTATCCCGGGTATTTGATGACGTGGGCGACCAGTATGTAATTGCGGTATTGACCGGTGAGCGGACCAAAGGCACCGCCGACGTGGCTAGCGTGAAGCCGGAAGTAACGGCCCTCGTGCGCAATGAGTTGAAAGCTGAGCAGATCATCAGCAAGCTGAACGCCGCCAAAGGCAGCTCGCTGGAGCAGATTGCTCAGGCGTACGGCAACGGCGCCCAGGTGAAAACCGCCGACAACGTGGTTCTGGGTCAGGGCATGATTCCCGGCCTCGGCTCGGAGCCGGTAGCCGTGGGCAAAGCCTTCGGGCTGAAAGCCGGCCAGAAGTCGAAAGCCTTTGCTGGCGAGCAGGGTGTGTTAATCGTGGAAGCGGTAAGCACTACGCCCGCGCCGGCCACGGCTGACGTGAAAGCAGCCAAGCAGCAGCTCACCGCCCAGCGCGTAGCCCGCGCCGATGGTCTTATCTATGAGGCTATTAAGCAACACGCCAACGTGAAGGACAACCGCACCAAGTTCTTCTAA